CACTTTTGTTTACATATCAAGCGTAAACAAAcgattctttgacatctccacatTTCCAATCAATTCCCGAGCTTGATTTCTGATAATGAGGGAATTGTCCTGCATCTGTATATTATATCCTTTCTCCACAAGCTGGCCAAgactgataatattatttttcaatgcAGGAATATAATAAATATCATTTACATATTTCTTTTCACCTTTCTTTGACATGATCGTGACGGTACCTTTTCCTTTCACCGGAATTTTTGACGAGTCACCAAAAGTAACTTCTCCGTTGATGGTCTCGTCTATCTCTGTAAATAAATCTTTATGGCCAGTCATATGATTGTTGGCTCctgagtcaagataccaaacattcttTTTGCTCTCCTCGTATCCTTTATAAGTGAGGAACATAGCAGTGCCAACGTCTTTATCTTCTTTTGCTGCTGCaaaatgacttctttcttccacttTCGGAGATCTACACTCGTAATTGAAGTGAccaaatttattacaattataacATTGAAATTGAGACTTGTCACCTCGTTGTTGAAATCCGCCTCTTCCTCGGCCTCTAAAATTTTGACTACGACCAAACGGTTGAACACCTTTAGAATTCTGGCCTCGATTGAAAGACTGCCTTCCACGTCCTCGTCCACCACGGTAGCCACTTCTATAGCCACCTATGCCACGTACAGAACTGCTACTGCCAAAACTGTCATCGATGGATACTTTACTTTGCAACGCCTTCTCCAAATGGCTTGcatcatcatactggttcatACGTTGCTCGTGGGCTTGAAGAGAACCTACGAGCTCATCAATCGAAATTGTGGACAGGTCTTTTGACTCCTCGATAGAAGTAACAACATAATCAAATTTTCTTGTTAATGAACGGAGCAACTTTTCCATGACCCGAACATCATCGAGACTTTCCCCATTTCTTTTCATCTCATTTGTCACCGTTTTCAAACGcgtaacaaattcaccaatattttcgGAACTCTTCATCTTCAAATTTTCGAACTCCCCACGTAGCACTTGGAGCCGAACCTTTTTGACTTTCTCGACACCCTGGAATGATTTCTGTAGAATCTCCCACGCGTCTTTCGCCGTTTTTGCATTTGAAATTTTTTCAAAGGTTGATTCATCAACACCTTGAATAATTGTATATAaggcctttttatctttttttcGGGTCTCTTTCAAAATCATCTTCTCCGCATTTGTAAGGGCTGCTTCAGCGGCTGTATCTGTGGGCTCGTCATATCCGCTTTCAACAATATCCCAATTGTCGTATGAACCGAGTAACACCTTTATTTGAATACTCCAGTTCCCGTAATTTGTTGCCGTCAACTTTGGAATGTTGGGTTGCACCATCATTGCCATTTTTCATGAACGGAACCTTGGCTCGGATACCACTTGTTGGAAACGAGAATAGACTTACCACCAAAATATAACTTAAAACTTGATATAGTTTAAACACacaatagtatatatatatataatagcaGCGGGGTTTTGTTTTTTAATACAAACACAATATTATAATATTTTCTTTTTAACAGGCTACAGCCTTTCTTTTTCTCACAGAGAGCTTCAGCTCTATTTTCCTTCTCTCTATTTTGTTTTCTCGGTGTAATTCAAATGAAACAAAAACAAACTCTATTTATTGGCTACAGGTTTACTATATAGTTCATGCCTTGCATCACCGAACAACTTCCTTATCTTCTGGTGGGCCTTAGCCACCGTCTTTGACTTCCAATGACGTCCATGCATTTTATAGCTGTAGATACCTTTCTTTCTTTGCTTCATACTGTCTATTTCTTTTCCCCATGCATGCAGCCTACCCTTTTTCCTGGACTTCAAACTTGGACAGCAACGCTTCTTCATTTGATCTACATGGTTTCATTAATACATATATGACTAGCATGTTGACAACACCACAATTCACCAAGCTGCTGCATCACCACCTTATTACCTGTTTGTCACCAGATTGTCACCTTTGTACTATTACATATTAAATTAACTTAAAACGGGTTTGATTTTTAACAAGATCTTTATATCATTCTACTTGTAATCTATATTGTAGTATGCCATTCTGTCATTCTGTGTGCTAATTAGTAGTACATAACTAATGTATTAAACTATCATATGAATGTTTCTTTCAAACTAAGCCAGCCGCAATCAATTAATGTACTTGTCTATTCGACTCTTTTTAACTAAACAAACCTTAAAAATATGCATTTGGGAGCCTTAAAAATCAAGTGATACCATCGGTAGGGTTTTACGTAGATGAGAAGTTTGGGAAGAGAAGTACTCAAAAGAAAAGTTGGATACATGGAGTCTATTTATATAATGGgtttttttgtttttaattttttaatattttgttaTGATTTATCATTGAAATCTTGTCTTCTGATGCCTGATTTCATCATACAAAATGGACATATAAAATCTTCTCCAAATGTTTTAGAATTCATGAGTTAATAaaatccataaatatttggatatCTAAGGATTTTGATTGATTTTTTAGAATCCAAATTTTAAAGCATATTTTTAAATCCCAATTCAATACATTCAGGTTAGATAATATTATTTCATATCTCAATTCATTACCTTCAGATTCTCAATTCAATACctttagattttaaaaaattatataaaatctCAGTTCAACCAGCTGATTtcaaaaatccaaaaaaataaaATCACAGTGCAATCCCCCCTTGGACATTCCAAAGACATTTCCCCCTCCAAAATCACCATAACCTCCTCTTTCTCGTGTTTTGTTTTCAACAAGGCACTAGGATAGAGAAGCTATCAAAAAGATTAGGGAACTAAATTTTAGTCGAAAGAAAGAGAAAAACGATACAAGAGACGACCCTTGATTACTTGATGCTTGTCATGTTGCATCAATTTCCCACTTTTAGTTTTTTATTATTGAATTGATATGGACATCAATGACACCAACTACATTGACGCCAGTGTAATATGCGTTTGAGCTAGCATGGATATAGATCTGGAGCTTATAATATTAGAAAAGGAAACTGCTAAATAAGCTTTATACATTTTTATTCAAACTCCAAATGACTTGTGAAGGACTCAAATATTCATAATAACAAACAAAATCGATGGAATCTGCTATTGTGAAATCATGGATAATTGTGCAATTGAAATTGCAGCTTTGATGGTAAACAAGAGCTTATTTTTTAATTCCCATAAAAAAAATAACTCCCTAAATTTAGGCCAAGTCTTTCTGCTACCCTTCCGGAACGTTTTCTACAGATAAATAACTTGTGGCAACGTATTAGACGAGTTCAATTTTGCAGGAATTTTAATAGGATAACAGTTACATGGAGTCAAATAATGTGCATCAGATTTATATAGCAAGTCAAATCCAGATGAAACCGAATCTCAAATATCTACACTTCAAATTGAATGACtcaaattatatataattaacaGATGTATAGCACATCTATTGACTTGGTCAATAATGTTTGCGGTAGCAGATTGTCAAGGCTGCGCCTGAAAAGTTACTGGAATGACCATGGAAACCTTAGCTGGGTGGTTTGATCAAAGGCCTAAGTTGGATAAGCAGAGGCTTGTTTATGTGGGGATGGAGACAGGAGATGGGTGACATTTTGGCATGATGCTAAGTAGCTGAATGTTGCCCTTGTTGTGCTGCAGCATAGCTCTGGGGCTTAAGATTCTGACACAATTTTGGGTCATTGGGCAAACTTCCCCGCTATCAAATATTTGAGGATCATCACAATAGATCTAGGCACCAAACGGCTTACTAATCAAATAGTACTAACCAAGTCAAATCACTTGTTGCCTCAAAGGACACAAACGTGTATAATTTATGAACTGTGTCAAGATATATCACGTtcccaaaaaatttccaagtGACTGCAATCGATCAAACCTTTCACTTTATCTAGAGCTGTATGTCTGTGTCTCAATAGAGGAAGTGGGTCACTCTCTATTTTACGGTCCTGTCTCTGAGGTTTTTCTTTACGAGGCAGCTTTCTTGAGCATAGTTTCCATTTTGATTCAAACGCATGGGCTACAGGAATAATGCGAGAGTCAACTGATTACTCACTACTGAAAATACGATATGATCaacacataaaaatgcatatataTCTAAAGACAAAAGCTCGACAGAGTAGGAGAAGAATCACTAGAATAAATATTTGGTTCAAGTATTTTTCTAAAGAATGATTTTGATGTACATGGTCAGATGCGGCATTCTATGCTGGTAGTAGGACTACTATGGTCTATGTAATTGAAAAACCAAATAAATCTATGACGCCAGCCAAAAGTCATACCTTTACTCTTATCCATAAATCCTTGAACAAGACATGCACAAACCCAAGGTCTTCCAGCTCGGGATGCTTTTGCACCGCCCTTTAGTTCACCATTATGTTGCTTCAAGCTACAAAACAAGTATGGTTACCAGGAACAGATTAGGTAATTGAAGTTTGAGGAAATCTTAataaatttattagaaaatataaCCTTTTAAAggatattaaaaaatattaaaggAATATAAAGTACATATTATTACATTCTTTGTTTGCCTTTTTCATTTATACTTACTCAACTTTTACATCCATGATGTTCTACCTAACAATAGTACTTTCTTCATCATGGTTATCACGTCGATAAGTCCAGTCATGTCGAATAGTCGTGGACTAGTCGCTGACTAGTCGACAAATTaataataaattcatttaaataatatatattttatatatgtgaCTTTCCACAACAAAAATCTAACATTCTCATACTCATACTCATATGTATATGAATCATAAAATAAAAATGTTAAACACACATTTCTATTTTCCCTTTTATATACTCACATTTATAAACTGGCTATACAAATATATTAACTGATTATACTACATGTATATTCAATTTTAATCAATTTATACATACATAAACACAACCACATAAAGATATATAAGTTGAAATTAGCATGTTGATTGTTGATGATGCCTAGTAGGTTTTTAGAAAAAAAATCTGTTACAAATTTTAATTGGATTTTGCACAAGTCGACCGACTAGTCAATAATTCACAAGTCGAGCTCTCCAATCGACTTTCTTAAACCGACTAGTCGACTGCTCGCAACTAGTCGACCGCTCGCAACTAGTCGACCGCCGTGACATGTTCATCATATAAAATGTCTATATCATTTATCAAATCAACTTGGAAATAATTGATCCAAAATAGAATTTTAACAATCTAAATTCTGCAGATGGTTACAACAATTACAAAAAATACTTGAAAATATTATAATATCAGATTTTTAAAttcattttcaaatttttttttgttAGATATGCGACATGTCATATTATAAGTAAAGATTTGCCAAAAAATTCCATTTCCTTTTCTTTCTATTTTCTTCTACAATCGTACTTTTAGACATTATtcttattaaaaataattaaaccaATAGACATGAAAATCACAAAATAATTGGGACCAAACAATAACAAGATTTGATCAAAAAGATAAAATGGTAAAACATGAAAACACTACTGAATCTCATATTTTTTGTGTCATTTTTCCTAAATATTTATCATACCTGGATATATATTATTTAGAAAAATACGAATTTTTTTTAGAAGGAAATATAGTTTATAGATAAGATTAGCAAAAGTATGACCGTACATGAAAGATTATTATTAAAAGattagaatttaaaaataattcatatttgAAGTTGGGGGCCTCAAGGCAAAAACTTCATCTGCCTCGATGTTCAACCAGACCTTTAGTGTACAAGGCCGAGTGAATGATCGCATATATGTGTGCACACATATACTACTGTATTGTGTGTGTATATACTACTGGATGAATAACCATAATAGTGTATGTGCTAAACATTTAAAACTGGACCAGATAAAATTGTTAAGCCACTTCACGATGACCTTTGCAGAATCGCGAAGAAGAGAGCATTTGATTAGGTGAGGAGCGAGTTTAGGATATCTAGTTAACAATGACAACACTATCTTGTAAATTTCGATCTCTCGACAACCTTTTACCTTAGAGAGCTAAAACCTTAAAAACTCGTAACATCAAGAACATACTGGCAAGAAATTGCACACAAGTACAGGACCCATATGACATTTTGACATAGTGTGTAAAGATTTTTGAAAAAGCGACTTTACTAAATTAGTACTCCAATATTTAAGTAATCACTTCAAGTCCTACATTATTTTTGATAGAGCCTTACAGTCCACTAGTATTCTGTTTGTTAAAAAAAGGTATCTTAAAGCTACCGCACTATTTTGCCAAATGTACCATCTGGTCCTAATTTACTTTCGAATAAGAGAGAAATCCACCCAATTACTTTCCCCTAACATTTGCAGATAATATAGTTTCTTACGTTTCCAAAATTTATGATTCAATTCTCATCAATTATGTTCTGTATAATATGAACTATTTGAAACTTACTCATGGTTAAGATGATGACTATTGTAAAACTTAAAGAAAATTAACATATAACTCTCAAATTTTTGTGGCTTGAATGATCTCAAATGATTTTTCAATTGATAATTAGGCCATCTTAAACCTAAGTATTTACTGGAAGGAACCATAAAATGAAATCTATTAGTTCTCCTTCCATTAAAACTACCTATTGAATATATTATTCAAAGTCCCATTGGCATAGCATTATTGTCCACATTGATTTAATCACTCGTTACCAAAAGAAATTTGTGGGACCTGTATATTTGTATCTACCAACAATTTCCAAAAAGAAACCAAACAGCAGTTTACTTCGCAACCTACAACCGACATGATCTAGAGTTTAGAATATACTGCAAAACCAAATTATATTACAATGAACTAGAGAACCGTCCATGCCCATTTTACTCTAAATTGATCCCACAACTAAAACCAAATTTCTCCAGCTAAGATCACTACAAAAGTTTTAGTTGTGTGGACAAACATAGACATCCACAAATATATTAGTTGTGTAGACAAACATAGATATCCATACGGCACACCTATATATACAGTATTCACAAATACTCTAAAAACTCATCCCACAACTAAAGCCTAAAATCTCCACCGAAGCTGAGTCCATAATTCCCAGTTTTTTGCAAATATATACAAGCAGTAAATATTACTCGAAAAACTATAACCTAATTTCTCTAGCTAAGCTAATTTAAAAGGCCTTAATTAGGCACATACACACAAATTAAATCAGAATATAATAGTATGGCATGTGTAGGAATTATGTCGAACTTGTATCATAATATAGAATAAAATTGAAACTACAAACCATATGAATTAGAGTTATATAAATATACCAGATACAGAAGCTGACATAAGTTCTGTTGGGAGAGttttttctttaaaaaattagTTACAGATGTTTGGCATTAAAGTGCAGCCCGTTTAAATGCATGACAACAATATAGGATTTTCATTAGATGTAGCATTCATGTCTTGCTGCTCTTTGTTTAATGTGAACTCAAGGTCTTTTGTGTACACGCCTCCCTTGCTACGATTTAGATTAATATATCCCATTATGGTAGGTAACTGAGGAAACACCCATATCATCATCGTGAACTGCTGGATAATATTCACGGTCTAATCACATCATTCGGAACAGATAGTAGGCAATGCTTTCGTAGCAGTAAAAATAAAGAGGAACTATATGTTCGACTTGCGGTGATGTTGCAATGCATTTGTTCTCAACATTAATTATAAAGCTCCTACATCTGGATGCTAAAAAAACATAGCATGATCATTGTTTAGAGGAAATTGTTCTTTGCATTTGTCAAGTGAAGTCACAAAGCTCATTGTGGAGGGTAATTGGAAAAGCCCCACCCACCGACTGCTTTTTTGCAGCAGATGTTAGGAGTAGGTCAAACCTATTACTTGTTCCAGATTATGCGCGGGATAATATCCAGGACCTTCACATGATAATAAGGAATTTCCACCTCTTCCCTCCAAATTTAGCCTTAAGGGTCTAAATTTTCTCATAAGGTAGGCGTGTAAGCAAAAGCAATAACGGGTTGAGTTTACATCAAAGCAGGATAGAACTGTGTCATCTACTACTAAAATTCAAATCCTGCATTGATGTTGTCATGCCTTTAACTTCACCTTGAAGCCAAATACATCGACTAAATTACTCAATTTCAACAAACATAAAATTGCAAGGCTTGTATAGCTGTTATTAACCTTGACCATATTGTGATATCTAATTCTCAATATAATGAAGGTTTAGATCGGGTTTAAATGGGTTGGGTGGGAATGTAAAATATTGACTGTTAATCAACAAAATAGTAAAAATTTTAAATGTTAACACATTTCTAAATCTAATTCGCGGCTTGGTTTGATTTGAAAAAGGGAAGTTTTATTATCTTGTGGATAAACACTTAAAATTTTACATTTGTACCTATTGAACCTCGATCCAAGCCTTCATTATATTTTCTAGTCATTTTTTATAATTCTCATCACAGAAAAATTAAAATCTAGAAATCTACAATAATTCATTCCATTCCTCCCCATTCCTTTCTCCCAAACCAAACGGAACATAATTCTATAACGATGACCTTGAAAGCCTCCCCGAACCGAGCTTAATCTAAAACTCATCCCACAACTCAAACTCCACAACGCCCAATTGCATACACACATATGCATATGCACAATCAGAGTACATTAAAAAATGGCACACGCATACATGGTAAGTATGTCAAATTGAAAAATAACACAGCTAAATTCTTTAATCCagattataataaaattatatacaTACAAAacttaataaaaaaaaaaaaaggtaCCGGCGAGAGAAATTGTTGGTGACGCCGACGTAAGTTTTGATGGGAACATTGGTAGAGAGTATTAGATACACACACCATGATGCTGATGTTTTCGACGGTCCCGATTTATCAAATGATGACACCGCCGAGGGCTCAGATTTCGAGGTGATGCTGTCATGGGGTTTGATTGATCTGAATGTTTGAGATACCAACCTAACCATCATCTTCACCTTCGCGTTACACGCTAACGAGAAACgttgaatttaaaattttaatatgcAAAATACAAGGTTTAAATGTAACCGGCAATTTTTTTGTGTCTcgctattttattaaaaaatatttaaaatgtcATTTTTGAGAATTAAGGTCCAAAATGTCATGTTAAGATTTTGGAAATTTGACAAAATATCACACGAAGTAGCCTTAAGACTCATGGTATTTTTTTAAGATGTACATAATGTGTTagtttcttcttttttttctttttcttttttatcttttaaacttTATTTGTGTGTTGTTTTGCGATCAAAAACACTACTTAATATTATGTtttcaataattattattaaatttaatGATGTAtcataatttaacaatttttttaacattttaggATTTATCAATCCCCTTTTGAGGTttagaaatatttaaaaaaataatgaaacGTACACTGATTTAATGTTTAGGATTTAGAGTTTACGGCTTTTAGGCCCTAAACTCTAGAGCCTAAAGGCCCGAAACtgtagcgactgggaatttcgcgacgtaattaagtgaataaagtatagtCTTGTGTTGTAATTGTgtaattatgtgattaaataaaaGGCTAATTAAtttttgttggttaattgtcgttattgtatattagtaactagGAACGTAAAGTAACTgattccagtttgatgagtcagctaaaAGGTTAAGCTGTGTCGTCGGACTGTCAAGTTGAACGGGACCCGTGTTATAAAGGGATTAAAATATTTGGAAATGTGTATGAAAGATATTACTTGATGATCCTATGTGTCTGTATGTTGTTGTGTGCTATGTGTATATTCGAATCTGGGTtgtttttgagattttaaataattataaaaggATTTGCAAATGATTTAGTGATCtttgaacatttttataaaatcaaagaAATGTGATTAAAGTATGAAATTTGCTCCATTGTCTTCAAAATATATCAGGAGACTCTCTGAAAATATTAGTTGGATTTATGTGAGTTGTTTGGCATTTTAAACTGATTTTATGAAGTTTAAATCATATTATTTGGACTTATTTGTACAATCCATaacaaattatttattttttcaaaaatttatttaaaaatactaGTAGAAAGCTAATTTTGTATTCTAATGGATAAAAATCAAAAGTTTAATTATCTGAATGTAAAATGTGGGTCATTATTTCATTATAGATATTTTGTAAATGGAAAAATAGAATAAAGGAAAGTGGATTTGTGTTAATTACCGAAATGCCCCTTAGTGTATATATATGCACCCCTCCCctctcctttttctttttcctcaCCCCGTCcctctctcttttctctcatttctctcatctttctcggcttttctcttctctctctcggtataatctctctctctctctctctctctctctctctcttgttTCTTCCACAACCTCCATTAAAACTTAATCTTATACTAAGATTTGAGTTCCTTGTACTCTAAAGATGCATGAACATACTTGCATGtgggtgtgtgtgtgttgtgtgtgttcgGTGTATTTGGGTTCACAGAGAACCTCTCGGTTCTTGGCTTCACTTCATTTTTTAGCTTGATTCCTTGCAAATAAACGATATTTGAATTAtgcatgttagttattttgaGTAATTGATGGATAATCGgaggtttcgtggttggacaccctcgaatgagggcaccaccgtgaagccactgccagcggtgatgaactccggtgaaccggtcGTGAGCTATGATGTGTGCATGAGCTCTACCTATTCAAAAAAGTTACTTTGAGTCTTGCATTTGATGTTTCTTTTAAACCTCGAATTCTTTTAAACCCCGAATGGGTTCTTgattatttttttttttgaaaagatTAAGTTGATTTTGTTGATGAAAACGACTTGTTGATAATTGTTGttagaaattgttgaatgattatAATTAGATTGATTTGTGGTTTAGAGACTCAATTTGATGTATGCATGTGATGGTTTTGTTTAAGTTCTAATTTGGTTCGGTTTTTATTCAAAAGAAAGTGATTTTAAAGGTTGTTCTTTCTAAAGTTGATTTTAACTAAGTTTAGTTGGTGAAATTGTCTTTACATGTTGTTTTATTTGATTAGGGCCGAATGGTGCATTGGTTTTAAGAAAGAAATTGATCAAAGTGACTTGTTTAACTCAGGTTTTTGGTGATAAATAAGTGTTATGAAGTCGTTCATTGAATCTAAGTTATAATGAGGTTTGGATGTTAATTTAGAATTATAAAGATATATGGATGCATGTTAAGTTAGTAGGAATTATTGAGTGTATTATATagttttggttcgaattttgtGGATTAAGGAGGGAAGAATAAGTCGTTTTGATATAGGGTTAAATAAATTGTTATtataactcaagtatagagtttTGGGTATAAAGGTATTGCATGCTATGTGTTATGGTTGTGTCGTAATATGTGATTCGATGATTACTTGTGAAGTTGGGAATATATGAGTGTATCGTATAACATGCTATGTGAATATGGTCGAGTTTATGTTTTAAGTGTTATCACGATAAGGGGTAGTTGTTAGACGTTTTGTGAAATGTCGAGTTTTGAATAATTTGCTAATAAGGGATTTCTGTTTGGGATTGTAAATTCGGATagcggaggcattcaggctaggaaaggaaaagCTATCTTAGGTAGCAGTAGCTCCATACCATTTAAGCAGAAAAGCGAATTAAGGCAAGTAACTTTGCCTTCTCTTTGATTGATTATAGAAAGGAAAATTATTGATGtcatgataaagtagtgattcCCTTAAAATTTTCATGATAAACCTGTTGTTTATTCTCGAGAAACCTTGTTATTGTTCCTTATTACAACTTGTTATCAAACCCTGTTTGATCCATTATAGTAACCCCGTTGATCATGACCTTTAATACTTTACACTTTTACTTTGCTATCTTACGATCTCGTGACCTTAATAGAACCTTTATAAGCCTCCTTACGTAATGCTCTATTAACTTGAATTCTTCGATAACCCGTATACCTTGTCATGTTTTGCTCGTTGGAACTATTTTGATTTCCGAACTAGAATACCCtgtttatcatttgatcaagatctttGGTATTGATCCTTGTTTACCTTCGATTCGCTCACTTCCTTTGAATCTTAAATTGAatttaagaatgatttttaacttgaaagagtccaaatgatttcacattcttgttaatgataaaatgaacttagtcaaTTTTTCCTTCTTCCAAcacaaaggttttccaaacgaattcctgatggattggattgcgacgtaagagactagtaggactagtccagtcatataagaggctagcggggctagtccaatttaaggatgAAATAATTCCATAGGTAccataacgaccagatggaggtcggtatgggctgatcacccgtattatatataaaagataagtattccaatcaagggttccctatcaTTTTGTAAAAGAGTAAATGATTACATTCCTTTGGCATTTGTTTCCTTTAAAATGAAATGAATTGAAATGAGTAGAATTGTGACATcgtttaaaattataaaatttgagAACCCTGATTCGTATCATTGAAATTGATTTCTGAAGTTTGATTAGATATTTTCTGTCAATTGAGAGACTCATTGAAATCCTActattgatttgtgatgaatgtcggctttcaccctatcttgagccttgatCCTTGAAAGCCCAAATTTTTCCTCATTACTTTGCATagccaaagatagaaatctgccacctagagatataaagtagaatgcctcaaGAGTTTGTTTTGATATTGTTATTGGTGCATTATAGAACTGtcatatagttacttgttgagcttttgtgctcatatattttgcttttatctaaccatggcagttaagcaagaggatggaCAGACTTAGGCccactgctcgtaagagcgtacctggtggcccaTACCGTGTCGTAGGCTTCTAGATTCCAGAGCAGGTACTTACAGGATGTGTGAGCAAGTGTTTTATTTGGAAGGATTGTAAAAGTTACAATGGAttatctgtcggttccatgtcggaatcgattgtatttgaatttataaatatcttgggttataaattatatttgctggttggtagttgtaattttgtctcaaacttaatcatgtttagatcatattattatttaatatggGTTTATGTTATAATCGATGTTAGTTTAGCGGTATGTGGGTCCTCATTTTCTAgccccgagattgagggcgtcacaagttggtatcagagctacacgatctagtccctgagataagttaggataaaaagggtattttggggtttatatatctatatcgcgagagtgtttgactcatatagagttgagttagactattaggtatagtctaagcAAACTGAATAGGTCAAGGTAGCAACTAGAGCTAGGGTGTGACTCAGTTGGAAGTcttatttaaccctaatgttgTTTCTTGGTTGCAGTTTTTTGTTTTATCTCAGGaccctagtagtggtagtgattcggactcagagattagtttcaCTGGTACCCCAGCGGACTCTATTCCACCCTCTCTAGAGGAGCCtatgtatgttagttcagatcagGAGGAGGATCCATCAAAGAGTAATGAGCCCCCTATGCAGGTATCTCCCTTGAGGCCAGAGCCAGAGactgtaacatccgggaaataacatgtaattattttatcaataaataattagtaagtgattattatgttatttttggtaaattatctgatgattggtgttgatatgtgaatgtttatatgtggt
This sequence is a window from Apium graveolens cultivar Ventura chromosome 9, ASM990537v1, whole genome shotgun sequence. Protein-coding genes within it:
- the LOC141682661 gene encoding structure-specific endonuclease subunit slx1, giving the protein MMVRLVSQTFRSIKPHDSITSKSEPSAVSSFDKSGPSKTSASWCVYLILSTNVPIKTYVGVTNNFSRRLKQHNGELKGGAKASRAGRPWVCACLVQGFMDKSKAHAFESKWKLCSRKLPRKEKPQRQDRKIESDPLPLLRHRHTALDKVKGLIDCSHLEIFWERDIS